TTTTTCAGAAGAAATACGCCTCCGGGTTTATTGACAAGTTTCCGAACATGGCTGATGCTGATTTTTTCCATAATAACTTCCTGGATCGCCTGGAAGTATCCCGTTTCGTCCTCATTGAAAATAACCAAGTCGATGTAGAGGCCTTTGATTTTCCAATATTCATGAATGGTCAGGATTTGATCCACCAGCTTGAGCTGGCTGCTGTCCTGAATCTTCAGCATGACAACCGGCAGGTCTCCTGATATGCCATGAGACCAGAGAGAGGTTTGTCCAAGCTGATTAGATGCTGCGGGGCTTTTCTGGATTGGGCAGCCATAGATGACCTGCCCGGCCAGACTGGAAATCATATTGGCTTCTCCAAAAGACAGTTGAAGGTTCGTTAATTCCATCAGATTTTGCGACCATGCCAATTCCTTGGCTTGCGTGATCACATAGCCACTGCGGTATTTCTGGGCAAGCTGAAGGACAGATTCCAGCTTATTGCCGTATCCGGTCAGGAAATAGACAGATACCGTTCTTCCCGGATCAATTCTCACCCTGGCCCGCAGACTTAAGATTGGATCAAGAACCGCTCCTACCGAATTGGACAAAGGCTGGTTAATATCCATGACCCTAGGATCGGCCAACGTTCGTCCGCGTCCAATAAATTTGACTCTGTCTGTCTCATACTCGGTTTCCCCAAACATATTTCCTTCACTGAACAAGGTATGCATCATATAATGTTCAGCGTTGTGCAAATGCCGCGGCCGCCGAAAAGCGACAAGGGTATTATTTTCATACTTTGTCTGGATGAACAGCTTGCTGAAGGCGGGATGAGCCATATCCGCCGAGATTTCATCCAAAGCAACTTCCACATAACTTGTCAGCTGGAGATCCCTGGAATAACTGCTTTGATTGGTCAGCGTGATTTTCCTGATCTCTACAGTATCCTCAGGGGCGACGAATACATCTGTCTGCGTGATGATATTTCCGTCTTTGCGGATATACTTGACCGTATTCGGGAAACAGGTTACCTTGTATTCCTCAGGCTGCGTCTGTACCGGTTTGGCTGTAGCCGACCAAAGATTTCCCGAATTAAGATTTTGGACATAGAAAAATGTTCCGTACCTGTCCATGGCGGGATCTTTGCGCCAGCGGGTCAGAAAAAGATGATTATACTGACTGTAGCCTGTACCGGAAAGCGTAAGCATGACGGCATATTCCCGGTTCGAAATGAAACTGCAGCGCGGAACCCGGGTATTCGGACTCAGGTAGACCACAGGTTTCTCTCCGAGTTTGCAGGAAATAGCGCGGACTTCCTTTTCCCCGGTTTCTTCGATGATCGGATTAAACGTATATTCTTTCAACGGAACCTGCTCCTGCAGCAGCATTTCAATCGATTTAATGACCGGTTCCCGGTGGAAGCGCTCCTGCATCCTGTTTGCTTCAAGGACATTCCCTAAGGCGATCAGGCTCATCCCCTGATGGTGAGACATATAGCTCTTGACGATGCTGGATTCCTCATTATACGGAACTCTGCTTTTGGTATAGTCAATCGCTTCAAACAGTCCGAATACACCGTTATAACCTTTATTTTTCATCAAATGGAGGTTTTCCATACTTGCTTTAAAATCAATCGGCAGCGCCATAAAAGTCGAATACGGGGATATGACCATATCCTTGGACAATCCTCTTTTCAGGCCTAAGCCCGGAACGCCAAAAGCTTTATATTGGTAATTATTCTGGATATCAAAACAGAAAAATCCCGATTCGGATATCCCCCATGGCATTTTGGCCTTTTCCGCATGCGCCTGTTGAATCTTTACCACAGAGCGATAGGATTCATCAAGGAGCGTTCCACGATAGTTCTTAAACAGAATAGAAGGCATTAAAAACTCAAACATGGTTCCACTCCAGGATACCAGACAGCGCCTGCCGTTTATTCTGGTCAGCGGCCGGGCCATCTTAAACCAGTGGCTTTGAGGCACATCCCCTTTGGCGATCGCCAACAGACTGGTCTGCCGGGCTTCCGAGGCCAGCAAGTCATAATAAGATTTATCCCGTTTTCGCTCTGTTAAATTGTAGCCGATCGTAAACAGCTTGATCTGGTCGTCAAACAAGGGCTTGAAGTTCATTCTGTACACTAAATGATGAAGATCTTTCTGTAGCTTCCCAGCACGGAGCAAAGTCAAAACAGCTCGTTTAAGTCCGCGATAGAGATAAGGCTGTAATTCCTTACCGGTGGTTTCTGGATTGTTCAGCAAGCCCAGATATTCCCGAATAAGAGATTTGACCGGGTACTGTCCGAGCTTTCGCAAAGAATCAGGCAGGTTAGGCAGGGTCAGGAACGGGAAAAAATATTCCAGCGCATTTTTTTGGTCTTGAAGCATCCGAGCCAGAGCCTCCGGCCAAAAATCTTTTGTGATCAGCCTGAGGTCTGTTTCGGGTTTCTCAGCCGTATTTCCGTTTTGATCTGCGGAATTCCTGAAACGATTGCGCGTCAGTTTTGCCCATTTGTCTACGAATGCATAACAAGTTTGAAGGTCTGTTATTCCTGCGCAAGCTCCGACTTTTTCAGCTCGCTCGCTTGCCATGATAGCTTTCAATTCTGTGCCAAAAGATTCCCTGACGTCAGGATCAACCGTGCCGGCATTCTCCTGACTCAGCAGATAAGTATCCATGAACCCCTGCAGCATGTTTTGCCCGATCAGTGGTTTCCCTGAAATTTCGGCCAGGCCGTTTTTTAGCGCGATCATATAGCCTGCCATGTTGCCGCTGTCAACCGTTGAAATATAGATCGGGTGAAGCGGTTCCAGCGTCTGCGTATCGTACCAGTTATAGATATGCCCATTCCATTTTGGCATTCCTTGGATCGTCCGGAGCGTATTCCTGACCCGGCTCAGCATTCTTTCCGTGCTTACATAGCCGAGATCTCCGGCTGTAAGGTTAGCCAGCAGCGCCAGCCCGATGTTGGTAGGTGATGTCCTGCAGGCCTCTCCTTTATGCGGTTCCATCTGGATATTATCCGGAGGCAGATAATTGTTTTCCGCATTGACAAAAAGATCAAAATAAGCCCAGACCTGCCGAGAGAACATACGAAGCACCCGGCGGTCTTCGGAAGAAATCCCTGTGATAGAATCGGTATAGGGCAGACTCATTCGGTAGGCAAGCCATGGCGACGCCAGCCAGCTGATCAACAAGATTGTTAGGATTATCCCGGTAAGCAAGCTCACATAAAAATAACCGAATAGAAAGAAAAGGCTCATCACGATGCCGCGCACCATTCTATGATAAAAATTCCAGGGGTCTAACTGAAGATACGTTTCAGAATCTGCAGCCGTCTCCCATTCGAGTAAATTGCGTTTGGTGATGATTTGTCTCCCAAGACTCCTAAATACGGCATCCAGTTGATTATACGCTTGATACGGCAGCACCGCGATGCTGAACAGGATCTGGCTGATTCCTAGTTTTAGCTCAAACTTAAAGATCCTGAAGGTTATACTGCGGTCGATGAGGCGTCCGCCAATGTTCAGAAGCAGCGGTAAACTCAAACTCAGCAGGACTAAAATCGCCAGCTGGCTGAAGAACTGATGCAACACGGTAACGGCTAAAAAAAGAATAATTATCTGAAAAGGCGTTTCCAGGCTCCGTCTGAGATTGTCAAAAATCTTCCAGCGGGATACAGCGGAAAAGTCCTGCTGAAACATATAACGCGCAATTTGCCAGTCTCCCCTTATCCAACGATGCGCCCTTTTGGTATGCGACAGAAATTTGGTCGGATATCCGTCAAAAAACTCAATATCCGTCGCTAAGGCTGTACGCGCATAGAGACCTTCAATTAAGTCGTGACTCAGGATCCTATTATCCGGAAAGGCATTTTGGGTTACGGCGTGAAATACTTTCAGATCATAAATGCCTTTGCCTGTGAATATTCCTTCGCCAAAGAGATCCTGATAGATATCTGAAATCGCGCAGGTATAAGGATCAATGCCTGCTGTTCCGGTGAACACCCTGGCAAAAGGCGAAGCAAACGCGCTTGCCGCCGTGAGACCGATCCGTGGCTGAATAATACCATAGCCATAGGCGATACTTTTGCCGTTGTCAGCCAGTCTTGCTTCATTCATCGGATGCGCAATTGTACCAATCAGCTTGCGTGCAGAATCTCTGGGCAATATTGTATCGGCATCCAGTGTGATAACATAGCGGATTCCTTGCATGGCTTCCGGCTTTCCTGTCCGGATAAAGTAACTCGTCTCTCCTTCGTTCAGAAGCAGCCGGTTGAATTCAATCAGCTTTCCCCTTTTTCTTTCCCATCCCATCCAGACCTTATCTTTTTCGTTCCATTTTCTTTCTCTGTGAAAATAGAAAAAACGCTCCTCCCCATATTTGTCATTCAGTCTTGCCGCCGCTTTGACACCCGCCTGAATGATTTCATCATCCCCGGTCTGTTTGGCCGCAGGGGCATCTGCAAAATCACCGAGAACGGCAAAACACAGGTTCTGATCCCGGTTGCTTAAATAGTGTGTCTCCAGTTGTTTCATTTGCTGCCGGACTTTGGACGGATGATTGAAAATTGCCGGGATCACAACAATTGTTTTGTATTGTTCCGGTATCCCGTTATCCAGGTACAATTTCGGCAGAAAGTTCGGAGACAGCATCCTGCAGAACAGACGATTAATGAGACAGACAGCCATGCCATTGATCAGGATCAGCGCTCCAATCAGGCCCAGAAGCATACTGCCTGATAATACATTGCCAGAATTGTTTTTTGTCAGATCGAGAAAAATAAGAAAAGGTATCACTGTCGCCAGAAATATTAACCCAAGGTAGGACAAGGCAGGTTTTAATTTTAGATAACAGTATATGCCATGAAAGGACTTTTTTACCCTGCCCCAACTGTCGGCCAGCTCCTTTTCCAGGCGCACCTTGCCGGAACCAAACAAGTAATAACCAACGTGGCTAAAAGGCGCAGACTGGTTCTGGGCAGCTAATTTTTCCAATGTTCTGGCCACAATAATTTCTGTAACTTTATATTTTCCTGCCAGACCTTCTATTTCATGCCTGTATTTGTCCCGGGAATCAAAATCCATCTTGTCAAATATTTTGGCCGGATCCTTTTGAAGGGTTTGCTGTACCAGACTGACATTTTCGAAAAAAGCAGACCAGTTCTCAGCGTTAATCTGTTTGATATCCGTGACAAGTTTGCCCATGGCCGCTCCCTGGGCTGTCAGAAAATGATGTTCTGAATTTACGGCCTTCTCCACCGTTGTATTTTGTCTGCTGGCCGCATTATCAAGCCAGTTGTATAGTATTTTAGCTTCTAGGCCATGTTCCTTAAGCTTTCTGGCGATTCTTTCCATGAAAATTGCCGTGAGCACATCTTCCGGATCCTGCCCCGATGCAGGAGGCATCTCAGACGCAGGCATTTCAGCGTCCGTGTATCCCTCAAATACAGTCTTTAACCAATCATCAGCTTTTCTTCTTTCGGCCTGGATATAAAGAATACGCTCAACCTGATAGTAGACTTTTTCCAGCAGCAGTACTTTTAGCATCATTGGAACAGCCCATATCTCAGCAGATGAAAGTGGCGCCTCTTCCTGATACCCGGCAATAAACGCCTTTAACTGATCAAAATTCAATTCATGTTCGCACTGTTTTAGAAATTCAGCTATAATCAGATAAATTCTGGGGTAACCGGCGTTATCCCCTCCTTTTAAATACTGTAGCTTGCTTTCATATTCTTTGGAGATATCCTTGGTCAGTCCTGTGATCAATTCGCTGATAATGTAGTAGTTGTCCAGGTACCATTCTGCTGCGGGAATGACGTCTTCCGTTTCATAGTAATATTCATTGATTGGAGAATAAGCTTCACGGATATAGGCACTTTGTCTTTTAATAACCGGCAGCAGGCTCCGACCTTTAGGGGTAAGCCCCAGCCAGTTATGGAATTGAGCAAGTTCCGAGATCTTCATATTTCAACCCCAACATATTTTTTTCTTTACTCATTATGTCCATTTCTGCGGGCATAATTCGTAATTTGCAGCCTGCTGGGGCAAATCGCCGCTCTTCGCCATCCGTGGTACCACGACATTAGGCCATCCATGGCCGTCAACCATTGGAATGTCTTAACGCTTAGGCTTTCTGTTTATTGAACGCTGCTGTCACTAAAAGTTCGCTTGTGTATTTTGTGCAAGTCCGCAATATTTTGAGAAATAAGTAGAAATAATTACATCTTATAACAGAGACAGGGGTGTATCGAAACTAAAGTTTCGATACACCCCCTTGCTGAATTAAGCTTTGGCCTTTTTAAATTTACAGCGTTTGTTGTATTAGGCGAAAATAGTTATCTTAAGAAAAATAACCTTGAAAATCTTCGAGGGACATCAGTATCTCCCGTGGTTTATTGCCCTCACTGCGGCCAACGACGCCGGCGTCCTCCAGCATATCCATAAGGCGGGCTGCCCGGGAATACCCAACTCTCAGCCGCCTTTGCAGATAAGATACCGAAGCAATCCCGGATGTAATCACCAGCTCGCCGGCTTCAGCAAAACGCTCGTCAAGATCTTCATCTGGCTTTTCAGAGGTTGTGGTTTCTTCAAGCAGATTTTCATCGAGCTCATAAGCCGATCTGCCCTGTTTTTTCCAATGTTCAATGACATTTTTTGTTTCTTGCTCGTCGATAAAGCAGCCGTGAACTCTTTGGGGTTTATTTAGGCCAATCGGGGAATACAGCATGTCCCCTTTGCCCAATAATTTCTCGGCACCGCCCCCATCAAGGATCGTTCTGGAATCAATTTGCGAGGAAACGGCAAAAGAAATCCGGCTTGGGATATTCGCTTTAATAAGTCCTGTAATAACATTCACCGACGGACGCTGCGTGGCGATGACCAGATGAATCCCTGCCGCTCTCGCCATTTGAGCAAGTCGGCAAATAGCCTCTTCGATTTCATTGGCAGCTACCATCATAAGATCGGCCAGCTCGTCAATCACGACGACAATGTAAGGTAACGGTTTATCCATATTCCTATTGAAGTGATCAATGTCACGAACGCCACTGGAGGCAAACAGTTCATAGCGGTCTTCCATTTCCCTGACAATGAATTTAAGGTATTTGGATGCTTTCTTCGGATCGGTAACGACCGGTGAAAGCAGATGGGGGATGCCGTTATACTGGTTAAGTTCAACCATTTTGGGGTCGATCAAAAGCAGTTTGACCTGATCCGGTGTATAGGAAAACAGCAGCGAATTCAAAAGACAATTGATAAAAATACTTTTCCCGGAGCCGGTAGCGCCGGCAACAAGCAAATGCGGCATTTTTGCGAGCTCACCAATAACAGGCTGGTCCGCAATATCTTTGCCAAGCGCTATTTTCAGCTTACCGCCAGAACCCATAAATGATTCAGATCCAATCACTTCTCTAAAGTAGACGGTCCTGGACTTTTGACGCGGCACTTCAATCCCTACAGCCGCTTTGCCCGGGATCGGTGCTTCAATTCGGATATCTCTCGAAGCCATGGCCAAAGCAATATCATCTGCCAGATTGACAATTTTACTGATTTTCGTTCCCGGAGCAGGTGAGAGCTCATAACGTGTGATAACCGGGCCGACGGTAATATTGGTAACTTTTGCGGTCACTCCGAATGTGCTTAAGACATCCTCCAGAAGCTCCGGGTTTGTGCGTTCTGCCGCCGCGGTACTGTTTTCCCTGCGCCGCAATAATTCGATCCTCGGCAGTATCCAGGCTTTCGTTTTGATGTCGTCGTAGTCGTATTCCGCAGGGATATCTGCAGATACATTTACTGATGGTTTTGATTCATACGCCTTATAAAAATTTCCGTAAATTTTTTCTTCAGTCACAGGAGCCGCTGCCGTCACTTGCGTTACGGGAGCTACTTGCTGCCTTTCCTGAAAATAGTTGTTTCTCTGAAACAGAGTATCCTGTTTTTTCTCTTTATCTGCGCTTTCCAACGGAAATGTATTGTTTTTCCTGACATCTTTCTTACTCTCTTTGAAATAGTCTTTAAATCCATTCATACTGACCGTATTTTCTGAAATATAGAAACTTTTATTTCCTTCGCCAAAATACGAAGAGAAATTTGCTCCCAAATGTCCCAGGTGATCCTTAGTTGCGACCGGTTCGTCATTCACAAACAATCGCTCGGCAAAATAGGATGAAAAGCCATTTTCGCGCGCCAAGCTCACCGGTATGCCTGTCTCAGGTTCAGAAGCTGCCTTATTCCCCAACCGATTGGCCTGAACTTCTCTGGACCTGGCGGTACTGATCCTTTTCGACAGTTCATCTGATCTAGCTTGTTCAGTTGATCTGGCCTTGTCAACTGGCCGGTCCTTCATTATATTCTTTTTCCGCTTATATTCATCATATCTGTTATCATATTCATCATCTTCATCTTCATCATCGTCGTCATCATCGTCAAATTCCTGTTCACGCTTTGTTCCGGACATAAGCCAACAAACAACCGCAAAAATCAAACAAATTACCGGCAGACCAAGCGCGTAATTTCCGAGAAGTTCTTTAAAGAAACTAAAAACGTTGGTCGAAAACTCCTGGATCTCGAAATATCCCAGGATCCCAATCAGAAACATAAAAAAATACAGCAGCGAAAGTGCTTTTATAAGTATTCTTCCAACCAGCCTCAAGGTTTACCACTCCTAACATTTATCGATATCATTGATCTCAGTCGATCTGCAGATATTCCATAAGATTAAGCACGCATTTTTCCGGAACCGAGACCTCTCCAATTTCGACCTGACTGAAAAAGCCATGATAGTCGCTGCCACCTGTTGCGAGAGTCCTGTATTTTCGTGACAGTTCTTCAAAATAGGTAATCTTCTCTTCGCGTTGAGCCCAGTAACCGTAATAGACTTCAATTCCAATCGGCTTGTAACTCAAAAGATCCTCAGTCAGGGACTGGTCGATTAGTCCCGGATGAGCCAGGACAGGAAGCCCGCCTGTTTCGAGAATCAGATCAACCGCATCAGGAAAGGGGTTGCCTTCATAGGGTATATAGGCCGTTCCGCCGGGTCTGAGACAGGACGCAAGATTATCCCAATTAATAGTGAGATTTTGATCACGTTCAGTTTTATTCCAGATCGCGTAAATAATATGAGACTTGCTGACGACGCCTTCGAAACTTGCTGTATTTTCAATCTCCTGCCATTCGAGCACCAGTCCCAAATCTTTTAACTTTCCGAGCATTAATTTTGTAACAGCAGTTCTCTCTTTACGGATTTGCTGAAGCTTTTCCTGAAGATAGTCATTATTAATGTCTCGGTAATAGCCCAGCAGGTGAATCTCCTGGTTCTTGTAATAGGTATTCAACTCAAGTCCGGGTATAATCCGAATTCCGTAATCCGGCGCAATGTTTTGCGCCTTGGTGACACCGGATGTTGTCTCATGATCGGTAATGGCGACAATATCCATCCCTTTTAAAGAAGAAATTTGCAAAATCTCTTCAACCTTGAGACTTCCGTCAGACTGATTGGTGTGAATATGAAGGTCAGTTTTCAATCGTAACGATCCTCTCGCCAAGATTTGCTATAATGTTTTCTTTTATACTATTTTATTCGTTTTTTACGGCAAAAATCCTTCAAAATAATTTGAATGATTGTTATATGTATGATCTGCCATCAATTTAAATGCAGACTGAAATGTTAACTGAAATGTTATCGTTGACACAATCAAGTAATTCCGATATAATAGCTTTCGTCGTCAACTGTAGGAAACACCTAGGGGATTAGTTTAATGGTAGAACAGCGGTCTCCAAAACCGTCAGTGAGGGTTCAACTCCTTCATCCCCTGCCAAGTAAATTTGAGGCTCAGAGGCCTTTTTTTATTTTTGTATTTATGCTTTGGGGCAGACTTTTGGATAGATTTTTTTAACCGAAGAAAAAAATAAGGGAATCGGAATTATCCGACTCCCTTATTTTTATTTCTGTTTTTTTAGGTTATGATCTTTTTGATTTCAGATCATTTTGAAAGATATGTATCACTTGATTTATTGTTTTTCTTTAAGCCTTTACTATTAAGTCTAAGATGAAATAGCACTAAAACAACTAATAAGAAACCTGGAATAACATGGACGCTTTCAAAGATTTCCTTGGGAATCATTTCATTTGTTAACGCAGTAATCACCAAGATCAGAAGATCAATACAAAGCAATACATTAACAATTTTATTTCCTTTATCCGTATCCAATTCTATCACTCCTTTCATTAAATGTAGGTAATATGTTAACAATTGATTATGTCATTTATGTGAAATAATGGTGACAGTTATGTGAAATTTGAATGGACAAAGTACATTCAAATTTTATATCGTCCTGTTTCTTTTAATTTGCAATTTTTCTGTGTTTTTGATTACTTGGGAACATCTACAAGATTGAAACGGTATAAAAAGATTTTGTAATCCCATACTAAAATTAAAGGAGGGTTAATATGAGCTGGAGAGAATCGCGATTTATGCAAGTTGTGTGGACCGTCATTCGCGTATATATTGGCTGGGAGTGGCTGAGTGCCGGTATCAGCAAAACTTTTGGAGCAAGTGCTGCAGCCTGGGTAGGCCCGAACGCGGGAGCGGCCGTTACAGGTTTTTTACAAGGAGCTCTGACCAAAACCGGTGGCCAACATCCTGATGTATCCTGGTGGTATGCATCATTTATTCAAAATATTGCTCTTCCGAATGCCAAAGTGTTTGGTTATGTGATTGCCTGGGGAGAACTTCTGGTTGGCTTGGGATTGATCCTCGGTTGCTTCACGACCATCGCTTTACTTGCGGCAGTCTTTCTGAACATGAGTTATCTACTGGCTGGTGCTGTCAGCACCAATCCAATGTTATTATTCTGGGAAGCTTTACTGCTTTGGGCCGGGGCAGCTGCCTACTACTGGGGAGTGGACAGGATACTTATACCCCAGTGGAAAAAACGACGACTCAAGCAGGGTATTGCGTAACAAAGTTTAATATCATGCTGCTTCATAATGTTAAAGACACGGGGAAAGCCCATGTCTTTAACATTTTTTTCGTTATATTTTTTCGTAATATGTTTCCCTCTATAACAAAAACAAAGATTTTTCAAATTCTTTAACAAAATACTTCTTCCCTTTGGGGATCACTGTATGTCCCTCAGACTCCAGCAAAAACTTCTGATGATCCAGACCACCGGGAAACTTATCATTCAATTCTCCGCCTTTCTTAAGCGTCCGCCAGTACGGGGTAATATCCGGATTACCGGCATCCTCTCTTTCTTGCGAAGCATTGGCGGCGGTATTAATAAAAATCCCTGCCGTCAGCTGACAGGTGAAATCGGCTTGATGTTTTTTGGCCAGATAAGCTCTGATCTCATCGGAAGTAATCAGTTTGCCCGGAGGTATCCTTTTCATGACTTCATCATACTCCAGCGGAGCGGCAATCAACATATTTCCAGCACCAAACCGCTTGGCCATCTTCTCGTCATAGCCAATAAATTCTATTCTGGGCATATCTTTTGCCTGATGCAGCTTTTCATCAAACGTTTTTCTAGCCATTTTTTTCCTCATAAAAACCATTGACTCCTCAAGAGATCAATGGTATATTTAAGTTTAATTAGATTTTATTTATATTTTAATATAACTTCTCTACATTACTATATCACACATCTTTCTGATTGTCAATATCCTCTTGCATCATCCTCTAATCAAATCAATGCAACAGTGAAAGGATGTCGGAAATGGAACCATTTATGCTGCTCCCTCCTGCCATGATCAACAAGATGTCCGTGCATGAGATCCTGGAATGCAACGACCAGACGGCCCGCTTTGGTTTACAGCTTTCAGCATCAGAAGCCTTAGAGCTTGTAGAAACACGCGCTCATTCTCTTCGCAGCTTCGGACGGGTTGAATTTGCAGGCGGCATGATTAATAAGCTCATTCTCCGCTTTTGTGATTCCCCTTTTCTCTCCTGTCATAATTATGCCGCTGCCCTAAATGACCTGATCGAGGCATTTTATTATTTTAAGAATGAGACGCTTGATGAAATAAGCGACGACGAGTTGATCGGACTGATGAAGGTTTATTTTGACGGGAACTGTCAGGGCTCGCTTGAGTTGCTGCAAAACCGCGAACTGGAAACGCTTGCCCGTAATATCCGCTATGGCCTGACGGATTATTGGAATGTACACCCCAACGAAGATGATCCGGACAATGAGGAGGTGGACGTATGGTGAATTTACTCAGAAAACACGCGGTATTGAATATGTCTCTTCCTGAAAGCGCTGTTCTTCAGTCACTTTTGGAACAGGCTTTTCAGCATGGACTGCTGACTGACGTTGAACTTCAGCATATGCAAACACAAATCGTTAAACTCCTGACAAAACAACTGAAACGGTTTACACATGGCGACAGCTGCTCCGTAAAGTCGGAAACAGCGCAAAGTATTGAATATGTCTCTTCCTGAAAGCGCTGTTCTTCAGTCACTTTTGGAACAGGCTTTTCAGCATGGACTGCTGACTGACGTTGAACTTCAGCATATGCAAACACAAATCGTTAAACTCCTGACAAAACAACTGAAACGGTTTACACATGGCGACAGCTGCTCCGTAAAGTCGGAAACAGCGCAAAGTATCATGCTGTCCATCCTGTATACGATCGGTATCTATCTGAAGAGCCTTTCTAATCCCAGTCTCTGTCTGGATTGTCTCAAACAAGACCAAATCAATGATCTGTTTCAGGAAGGCAGAAACATTATTAATCTTCGCATCAGTGAAGCCAAAACACTTCTGTCTGTAATTAATCATGACGGTTTGACCTTTGCTAACCAGGCCTATAGCGATACGCTCGAAAATGGCATTCCGGCA
This genomic stretch from Dehalobacter restrictus DSM 9455 harbors:
- a CDS encoding GH36-type glycosyl hydrolase domain-containing protein is translated as MKISELAQFHNWLGLTPKGRSLLPVIKRQSAYIREAYSPINEYYYETEDVIPAAEWYLDNYYIISELITGLTKDISKEYESKLQYLKGGDNAGYPRIYLIIAEFLKQCEHELNFDQLKAFIAGYQEEAPLSSAEIWAVPMMLKVLLLEKVYYQVERILYIQAERRKADDWLKTVFEGYTDAEMPASEMPPASGQDPEDVLTAIFMERIARKLKEHGLEAKILYNWLDNAASRQNTTVEKAVNSEHHFLTAQGAAMGKLVTDIKQINAENWSAFFENVSLVQQTLQKDPAKIFDKMDFDSRDKYRHEIEGLAGKYKVTEIIVARTLEKLAAQNQSAPFSHVGYYLFGSGKVRLEKELADSWGRVKKSFHGIYCYLKLKPALSYLGLIFLATVIPFLIFLDLTKNNSGNVLSGSMLLGLIGALILINGMAVCLINRLFCRMLSPNFLPKLYLDNGIPEQYKTIVVIPAIFNHPSKVRQQMKQLETHYLSNRDQNLCFAVLGDFADAPAAKQTGDDEIIQAGVKAAARLNDKYGEERFFYFHRERKWNEKDKVWMGWERKRGKLIEFNRLLLNEGETSYFIRTGKPEAMQGIRYVITLDADTILPRDSARKLIGTIAHPMNEARLADNGKSIAYGYGIIQPRIGLTAASAFASPFARVFTGTAGIDPYTCAISDIYQDLFGEGIFTGKGIYDLKVFHAVTQNAFPDNRILSHDLIEGLYARTALATDIEFFDGYPTKFLSHTKRAHRWIRGDWQIARYMFQQDFSAVSRWKIFDNLRRSLETPFQIIILFLAVTVLHQFFSQLAILVLLSLSLPLLLNIGGRLIDRSITFRIFKFELKLGISQILFSIAVLPYQAYNQLDAVFRSLGRQIITKRNLLEWETAADSETYLQLDPWNFYHRMVRGIVMSLFFLFGYFYVSLLTGIILTILLISWLASPWLAYRMSLPYTDSITGISSEDRRVLRMFSRQVWAYFDLFVNAENNYLPPDNIQMEPHKGEACRTSPTNIGLALLANLTAGDLGYVSTERMLSRVRNTLRTIQGMPKWNGHIYNWYDTQTLEPLHPIYISTVDSGNMAGYMIALKNGLAEISGKPLIGQNMLQGFMDTYLLSQENAGTVDPDVRESFGTELKAIMASERAEKVGACAGITDLQTCYAFVDKWAKLTRNRFRNSADQNGNTAEKPETDLRLITKDFWPEALARMLQDQKNALEYFFPFLTLPNLPDSLRKLGQYPVKSLIREYLGLLNNPETTGKELQPYLYRGLKRAVLTLLRAGKLQKDLHHLVYRMNFKPLFDDQIKLFTIGYNLTERKRDKSYYDLLASEARQTSLLAIAKGDVPQSHWFKMARPLTRINGRRCLVSWSGTMFEFLMPSILFKNYRGTLLDESYRSVVKIQQAHAEKAKMPWGISESGFFCFDIQNNYQYKAFGVPGLGLKRGLSKDMVISPYSTFMALPIDFKASMENLHLMKNKGYNGVFGLFEAIDYTKSRVPYNEESSIVKSYMSHHQGMSLIALGNVLEANRMQERFHREPVIKSIEMLLQEQVPLKEYTFNPIIEETGEKEVRAISCKLGEKPVVYLSPNTRVPRCSFISNREYAVMLTLSGTGYSQYNHLFLTRWRKDPAMDRYGTFFYVQNLNSGNLWSATAKPVQTQPEEYKVTCFPNTVKYIRKDGNIITQTDVFVAPEDTVEIRKITLTNQSSYSRDLQLTSYVEVALDEISADMAHPAFSKLFIQTKYENNTLVAFRRPRHLHNAEHYMMHTLFSEGNMFGETEYETDRVKFIGRGRTLADPRVMDINQPLSNSVGAVLDPILSLRARVRIDPGRTVSVYFLTGYGNKLESVLQLAQKYRSGYVITQAKELAWSQNLMELTNLQLSFGEANMISSLAGQVIYGCPIQKSPAASNQLGQTSLWSHGISGDLPVVMLKIQDSSQLKLVDQILTIHEYWKIKGLYIDLVIFNEDETGYFQAIQEVIMEKISISHVRKLVNKPGGVFLLKKDQLSAEDDVLLHTVASVIFSGENGSLNHQIMKCLRAGEKIIDEPAAGEQTSGERITIEQIAGNRITNGRLEKDSLPVQNVSKTHRTVLESKKTEGLKFFNGYGGFTDNGKEYVIINEENQPTPLPWVNVIANEKFGTIISEAGASYTWSQNSREYKLSPWSNDPLLDVSGEAVFIKDEDSQDYWSPLPQPVRDSQPYLIRHGQGYTVFEHSSFRINQETRVFIPLGQNLKITALRLTNKNTLPKRLSLYYYLEWVLGVNREQNMPYLLTELHDKTIFCQNVYQEEFAGRAAFITGFGADYLSSTSDRIEFLGVGGSLTKPKGILSCLSGKMGTNIDPCAVLQLQVTLDPGEEKTVYFLLGDEQNREKALSLVQAFRSPDRIEEAFQDVSHYWDDVLSRIQISTPEPSFDLLVNRWLLYQTIVCRIWARSGFYQTGGAYGYRDQLQDVMPLAVIKPEITRKQIILHSSRQFPEGDVQHWWHSETGKGIRTKFSDDLLWLPYVTADYLEHTEDFSILEEKTSFLKLEALGENEDERYAVPETSEQSGSVYEHCVRAIDRSLRFGGHGLPLIGTGDWNDGFSAIGREGNGESVWLGWFILAVLKRFIPICARKDDNERVEKYTGILDELQVNMEKHGWDGSWYRRAYYDDGSPVGSITNSECQIDAIAQSWSILSGSALKSRAADAMLAVERYLWDKEAALLKLLTPPFDKTDKNPGYIKAYIPGVRENGGQYTHAAAWAILAFSKLGSRDKAMELFQMLNPVNHARTGIEVSQYKAEPYVIAADVYAVQPNVGRGGWTWYTGAAGWMYQAALEGILGLQIAGDKLSLTPCVPSNWESYSLTYRHKNSTYQITVTCRQPAGAETGESMTFTKIKVDDKVQDHFPIALSNDGKNHVIEISL